The Nocardioides sp. cx-173 genome segment CCTCGTAGATCGTGTCGCCCACCCGCAGTGCGGAGGCGTTGACCAGGCCGACGATGTCACCGGGCAGCGCGGTCTCGACGACCGACCGCTCGCGACCGAAGACCGCCTGCGCGTACTTGGTGGCGAACGGCTTGCCGGTCTCGCCGTGGTTGACGACCATGCCGCGCTGGAACACCCCGGAGCAGACCCGGGCGTAGGCGAGCCGGTCGCGGTGGTTGGTGTCCATGCCGGACTGCACCTTGAAGACGAACGCGCTGAAGTCGTCGTCGACCTCGCGCCGGGTGCCGTCGACGGCCTCCGTCGCCGAGGGCGGCGGCGCCAGCTCGAGCAGGACCTCGAGGAGCTGGGCCACGCCGAAGTTCTGCAGCGCCGAGGCGAACAGCACCGGCGTGGTCCGGCCGGCGAGGAAGCGCTCCTGGTCGTGGTCGGCGCCGTCCATCTCGAGCAGCTCGTGACCCTCGAGCGCGGCGTCCCATGCCGCGCCGGCCACGGCGCCGGCCTCGTCGGCGGCCACGTGGAGCTCGGGGGCGCGCGTCGCACCGCCCGCCGTACGCGTGAACTGGATGAAGTGGCCGCGACGGCGGTCCAGGACGCCCTGGAACTCGCCGGACTGCCCCACCGGCCAGGTGAGCGGGGTCGGCTTGAGCCCGATCTCCTTCTCGATCTCGTCCATCAGCTCCAGCGGGTCGAGGCCGGGGCGGTCCCACTTGTTGATCACGGTGATGACCGGGATGCCGCGGTGCGCGCACACCTGGAACAGCTTGAGCGTCTGCGGCTCCAGGCCCTTGGCGGCGTCGACCAGCATCACCGCGGAGTCGACGGCCGAGAGCACCCGGTAGGTGTCCTCGGAGAAGTCGGAGTGGCCCGGGGTGTCGACCAGGTTGACCACGTGGTCGCGGTAGTCGAACTGCAGCGCGGCCGAGGTGATCGAGATGCCGCGCGAGCGCTCCATCTCCATCCAGTCCGACACCGTGCCCCGCCGACCGGACTTGCCGTGCACCGCGCCGGCCTCATTGATCACGCGGGCGTGCAGCGCGAGGGCCTCGGTGAGGGTCGACTTTCCGGCGTCGGGGTGGCTGATCACCGCGAACGTACGGCGCGGGCGGGTGTCGGTGGAGCTGGTCATCGGGGTCAACTCTCCCAGGTGCGGGCCGAAAACCCCCAACGGGCGCCGCTCAGACCAGCGGCACGAACCGGTAGCCGCCGTGCCGGGTGACCCGCGGCCGCCCCTCCGCCTGCTCCACGAGCAGCATGGTCCCGCTCACCGGCAGCACCATCCGGCCGCCGGAGGCGAGCTGCGCGACCAGCTCGTCGGGCAGCCGCCGCGCCTCGGCCGACACCAGGATCCGGTCGTACGGCGCCCGGTCCGGCACCCCGAGGACGCCGGGCTCCGCGGGCCGGATGCTCGCCCAGGGAAGGTCCTGGCCGGCGAGGTTCGCGCGTCCGAACGCGACCAGCTCGGGCACGACCTCCACCCCGACCACCTCCCCGGCGGCCCCGGTCAGATGCCCCAGCAGCGCCGTGGTCCACCCCGAGCCGGACCCGACGTCGAGGACCCGGTCGCCGGGGCGCACGGCGAGCAGCCGCAGCATCGCCTCGACGGTCCGCGGCTGCGAGCTGGTCTGGCCGTGGCCGATCTCGAGCGGACCGTCGTACGACGCGCGACGGCGCAGCCGCCTCGGCAGGAAGCCCTCGCGCGGGGCGGCCTCGAACGCGGCGTCGACCGGGTCGGGCACGCGTTCGATTCAAGCACGGCCCGTCGCGTGCTCCGCCGTCCGAGCCTCGAGACATCGGCCCGCCTGGGATTGCGAGTCCGGCCGCGGGGTACCAAGGCCCTATGACCCGGCACTCCCTCGCGGCCACGGCCCTCGTCGCCTTCACGACGCTCGCGTCCTTGCTCACGGGCCTCCCCGCTCAGGCGGCCTCTCCGGCGGATGGCTCCTCGAGCGAGCGCGTCGCGCCGATCCCACGGGCGATCAGCCTGGTCGGACGGGACCTGCACCTCTCCGGCGGCACGGTGATGCGCCTCCCCCGGGCCGCAGGCGCCACGCCGGTGCTGCTCGGCACGGTGGGCAACGGCTGGATCGTGGCGTCGGGCGGGTCCTTCCGCCTGGTGCGCCCCGACGGCGGCGTACGGGGGATCGCGGGCCGCAACCGCACGGAGCTGTACGTGACCGAGGCCCTCTCCGACGACGGCAACCGGATCCTCTCGGCCTCGACCGACCAGGCCGACGCGCTCTACCTCCGCGTGGTCGACCTGCGGGGACGCGAGCTGCTCGACACCTGGTACCAGAGCCTCTTCGGCGAGATCTCCGACGTCGCCGACGGCAGGGTGTACGTCGTCGGGTTCAGCGGCACCCGTGCGATCGACGACAGGGACGGCACCGTCACCCGGGTGGTGCAGCGACCGACCGCCCTGGTCGCCGCCGAGCACGACGTCGTCTTCGTAGGCACCCGCAAGCGCCCGGGCCTGGTCGGCCCGACCAGCCTCTCCGGGCCCGGCACGCCGGCCTGGCGGGCGCGCTTCGACCCGGTCGCGGTCTCCCCCGACGGACGCTACGTGGTGGGCCGCGAGGGCACCGTCCGCTCGATGAGGGACGGACGCGTCGTACGCCGGGTGCCGGTGCCGAAGCCGCGCGCGGACGAGGCGTTCCGCTTCCTCGGCTGGGGCGCGACGGGCCGCGTCCTCATCGAGAGGTCGGTCGGCCAGCGGCGCCTGCTGACCTCCTGCGCGGTGCCGCGCGGCGCCTGCCGGCAGGTCGGCTCGACCACCGGCTACGTCTCGCTGCCCACGAGCCACGCGGGCCCCTACCTGCAGCCTTCCTAGGAGCAGCCGCTTTTCGCATACGCGCGTGGCGAGACACGGGATCTGCGAGAGTCGCCCGATGCAGGCACAGACCATCGACGACGTGATCCTCCGCCTCGAGGCGATCATCAAGGACGCCGAGGCACGCGACGACCGGATCGGCTACTTCGCCGCGCTGTACAACCGGGTCACGATCGCCGTACGCGAGGGCGTGCGCGCCGGGGAGTTCGACGACGGGCCGCGGATGGAGCGTCTGGACGTGGCGTTCGCCAACCGCTTCCTCGACGCCTACGACGCATGGCGCGCCGGCCAGCTGCCGAGCCGCGCCTGGCTCAAGGCCTTCGAGGTGGCGTCGAGCTCACGGCCCGTGGTCCTGCAGCACCTCCTGGTCGGCATGAACGCCCACATCGCCCTCGACCTGGGGGTCGCGGCCGCGCAGACCTGCCCCGGGGCCGACCTGCCGGCGCTGAAGGACGACTTCGGCCGCATCAACGACGTCCTGGCCGGCCTCACCCCGGTCGTGGAGGCCGAGCTCGGCGAGGACAGCCCGGAGTTCGCGCTGCTGACGCACATCATGCCCGCGCGCGAGCAGCGGATCTTCGGCTTCGGCATGGACCGGGCCCGCGAGCTGGCATGGGGCTTCGCCTGCACCCTCGCGCCGCTCCCCCTGCACGAGCAGCCGGCCCTCATGGCGCACCGCGACCACGAGGTGTCGCTGGTCGCGGACGTCATCCTCGGCAACGGGGTCCTCGCGCACGTGCTGCGCCACGGCGAGAGCACCGATGTGGCCGCCAACATCAGAGCCCTGGCGGCCGGCGAGTTCACCCAGACCGTGACCGCGGCACACCTCGCGGGCGCCGCGTCCTAGCTGGACCCGTCAGGGCTTGAGCGCGTCGCTGAGGGCGCTCAGGGTGTCCTCGACGAGGCGGTAGAACGCCCAGCGTCCGCGCTGCTCACGCACGACCAGCCCGGCATCGACCAGCTGCTTCATGTGGTGGGACACGGTCGGCTGCGACAGCCCCACCGGCTCGGTGAGATCGCAGATGCAGGCCTCGAGATCAGGCTGGGCCGCGATCAGCGACAACAGGCGGACCCGCGTCGGGTCACCCAGTGCCTTGAACATGCGCGCCAGCCGCTGCGACTCCGCCGCGTCCAGCACGCCTCCGGTGACCATCGAGCAGCATGCCGCCGCCGCGGTCGTCGCGTCCAGGACGGGCGGAGCTGTGCGCGTGGCCATGGCCCCATCCTGCCAGACATATTGACAACCGTCGATTGATAGACAACTCTCGATACATCGAAGCCTATCGATGCCCAACGAGGAGCGACACCATGACCACCAGCAGCCCGCAGACCGCCGGACAGACCCCCGACCAGGTGCGTGAGGAGGTCCGCAGTCGCTACGCCCAAGCCGCCACCGCGGTCGTCGGCGGCGCCGGCAATGCTGCCCTCAACGACCAGCTGCAGACCGTAGACGACAGCTGCGGGACCTCCTCGTGCTGCGGTGGCGAGGGGACCGTCGACGATGCGTTCGGAGCGGAGCTGTACGGCAGCGACGACCAGGCTGCACTGCCGGCCGAGGCGGTCGCGGCCAGCCTCGGCTGTGGCAACCCGACCGCCGTCGCGGACCTGCGCGCCGGCGAGCGCGTGCTCGACCTCGGCTCCGGCGGCGGCATCGACGTGCTGCTCTCCGCGCGCCGCGTCGGGCCGACCGGCTTCGCCTACGGCGTCGACATGACCGAGGAGATGCTCGACCTGGCTCGCGCCAACGCCACCAAGGCCGGAGCGACGAACGTGGAGTTCCTCAAGGGCACCATCGAGGACGTCCCACTGCCCGACGCGTCGGTCGACGTGGTCATCTCCAACTGCGTCATCAACCTCTCGGTCGACAAGCCGAAGGTCATCTCCGAGATCTACCGCGTCCTGACCCCCGGCGGGCGGATCGGCATCTCCGACGTCGTCGCCGAGGACCACCTCACCCCCGAGGACCGGGCCGAGCGGGGCTCCTACGTCGGCTGCATCGCCGGCGCCCTCTCCCGCGCCGAGTACCTCGCGGGTCTGAGCGCCGCCGGGTTCGTCGACGCCGAGGTCGAGTTCACCCACGAGGCCGTCCCCGGCATGCACGGTGCGATCATCCGCGCCAGCAAGCCGTCGGCATGACGTCATCCAGCTGAGCTCCGCGGATATCGCGCCTCAGCCGACGACCGACGGACCCCGGCGCCTCACGGCGCGGACGGGTCGACGCCGAGGTTGACCTCGCGCTCGTCGTCGATGGTCCGCTCGCACCTCCCGTCGAGGTCGCAGCGGACGACCGTCGAGACGAAGACCGGCTCGCCGCGGGCGTCGTCGGCCACACCCACGCTCACCTCGGCGAGCACGTGCCGATCGTCCTCGAAGTAGGGCGCGGACTCCATGTCGACCCAGGCGGTGCACCGCCGTGGACGGCCGGTGCACCGCGAGAAGATCTCCTGGAAGTCGGCGAGCTCGGGAGCGAGCGCGAAGGGGACCCGGGCCACGACCCGCCTGTCCGCCACGGTCCTGACCTCCAGGACGGAGCGGTCGCTATCGCCCGCGCTGCCCTCGAAGCCGATCGAGACCCGATGCAGGCCGTCCGGGGAGAGTGCACCGGGGTCGGCCGGCAGCTCGGACCTGCCGTAGAGCACGTCGAGCACTGCCTGGTCGGCGGGCTCGAGGCCGGCCGGCTCCTCCTCCGACGTCAGCTCCCGCAGCTCCTCCCCGGTGCGCGCGTCGATCTCCCAGACGACTCCCCGCCCGGTCCCGCGGTCGGAGAAGGTGACCCAGAGGTGACCGGTCTGCTCGACCAGGATCGGTGAGTAGTCGTAGGACTCGTACCCGCCCCTGCCCAGCCGCTGCGCGCGTCCGGACTCGTCGACGGCCCAGAAGTGGGTGCCGACCTCGTCGGGGACGCCGCCGGCCACCACGACCCGGCCGTCGACGGTGCCCATGATCTGCACGCTCGTCCCCGGTAGGTCCGTCTGGAGCGGGCGGCCGTCCAGGACGAGGGTGGTGCCGATGGCGTGGTCGATCGCCGGCGGCTCACCCAGTGGCAGCACGAACGGATCGATGACGCCGTCGGGCAGCGGAGCGGACTCCGGCGTGAACGCCGTCTTCGAGGGGGGCGCGGACGGGTCGTCGTTGGAGGCGCCGCCCTCCCCGCAGGCCGCGAGGACACCCGCGAGGGCGGTGACCGTGACGATGACGAGGGCCGGCCGCCGCGGATGCGTGGTGTGCGACATGGGCTCTCCTCGCGACAGGGGAAGGTGAGCGACGACGGCCTGCCTCATCTTCAGACGCGCCACAGCGCCCCGAGGTTGCCTCCAGCGCGAGATGCGTTGCCGACGTACCGACTAGGCGCTCATCAGGAGCTCCGGGCGCCGGCCCCGCCCGGAGACGAGCAGCGTGAGGACGATGCCCGCCACCGCGTACGCCGCGAGGACCAGGAGCGGCCGGGTCATCGCATCGGAGTCGAAGTAGACGATCTGGCGAACCCCGTCCACGCCGGCGCCGGTCGGGATCCAGTCGCCGACCACCCGCCAGAAGGTGGGCATCACCCCCGCCTGGAACGCCCCGCCCGCGCTCGGGTTGCCGATGATCACGATCAGCAGCAGCGTCACCCCGATCCCGATCACCCCGAAGAGCGCCTCGAGCCCGATCGCCAGCGCGGCGATGGAGAACGACACCGCGGTCCCGAGCAGGCCGAGCTGCCAGAGGTGGCCGGTCTGGGCGTCCAGCAGCGGGCCGACGATCAGCGCGCCACCGAACCCGGAGGCCAGGGCGTACGGCACCAGCGCGGCCAGCCGGAGCGCCGCCATGCGTATCGACCGGGGCCGGTCCCCGCGCGCCAGCGCGACCACCGTGGGGAACAGATAGGCGCCGACCGCCCAGCCGACCACGAGGTAGAAGCCGGTGAGCCCGCGGGCGTCGCCGCTCTGCAGCGGCACCAGGTCCTCCTTCTCCAGCGTCCGCTGCTGCTCCCCGACCACCTTGGTGAGGACCTCCGTCGCGGCCTCCTCCAACGAGGTACCGCCGCCGGAGGCGACCAGCAGCAGGTCGCTGCTCTGGTCCGGGCGCAGCACCAGGGCCGCGACCTCGTCCCCGTCGCGGACGTCCTCGCGGGCATCCGACTCCGAGTCGGCGAGCGAGGCGTCCAGGGGGTCCCCGGAGAGCCGGTTGAGCTCGTCGACCAGCTGCTGGGCCTGGCTGCCGCCCCCCGGGGGCGCGACCACCTTCACCTCGAGCTGGTGCGGCGTGGGGTCATGGAACGCGGCGACGTAGCTGAAGATGAACGCGAACTGCAGGAACAGCACGCCCAGGACCCAGGCCACGGCCCGGATCATCGAGCCCCGTGGGTCGATCGCCAGGGACGGCGGAGCCGCACCGGTGGCGGGACCGGGCCGCTCGGGGTCCTGCGAGGTCCGTTGGGCTGTCATGGCGTCTCCCTTGCCGTTGCGCGGGCTGCGCGACCGTGGCGCGGATGCCGTACGGCGAAAGCAGCTGCCGGTGCCCGAGCGCCCTTGCCGTCGACTGTAGGGCGGCTCCCGCCGCGTGACACCTGTCCAAAGACCCGGGCAAAGTGCCCGGATTCGCAGCACCGTCAGGTATGGCTAGCCCGGCCGATCCCGGCTCAGAGCTCCTTGCGGAAGTGCACGTCGGAAGCCCCCGGGACCGGCACGTCCTCCCAACGGAAGATCTCGCGGTACCCCTGTCGCTCGTAGAAGCCCGGCGCCTGGAACGTGAACGAGGTGACGAAGACGTGGGTGCATCCCCGTGCGCGAGCCGCGGCCTCGAACTCGGCCAGCAGCCTGGCGCCGAGACCCTCACCACGGGTGCCGTCACGCACCCAGGTCATCGCGATACCGGCAGCGACGCCCCAGGTCCAGCCGCTCATGCCCGCTGCCAGCTCGCCGGCTTCGTCCTCGATGCGGACCGTCAGCTCCTGCGCCGGAGCAGTTCCACGGGTCGCCTCCGCATTCACCTTGTCCAGCTCGTCCGACAGCGTCTGGTCGAGCTCGGCGTCGGCCCCGCCGACCCTCGAGCGGTACCGGCGATCGGCACCCATCGGGCTGGTCGTCCCCTCTGTCTCCGTCATGACGCGGATCGTGCCACAAACACCCGCCACGGCGTTCGCGCCGGCCAAGTGCGCGAGCGAGGGCAGCGGAGGTCGCAACACGGCCGTTCAGCGCCTGTTGCGGGGATGCTGGCGAGCCACCCGCTCGTTGCCGTGCCGGTAGTTCCCGGTCCACCGGGCCATGGCCAGCTGGGGATCGTCCTCGACCTCGGCGAGGAACTCCG includes the following:
- a CDS encoding DUF5995 family protein, coding for MQAQTIDDVILRLEAIIKDAEARDDRIGYFAALYNRVTIAVREGVRAGEFDDGPRMERLDVAFANRFLDAYDAWRAGQLPSRAWLKAFEVASSSRPVVLQHLLVGMNAHIALDLGVAAAQTCPGADLPALKDDFGRINDVLAGLTPVVEAELGEDSPEFALLTHIMPAREQRIFGFGMDRARELAWGFACTLAPLPLHEQPALMAHRDHEVSLVADVILGNGVLAHVLRHGESTDVAANIRALAAGEFTQTVTAAHLAGAAS
- a CDS encoding ABC transporter permease, producing the protein MTAQRTSQDPERPGPATGAAPPSLAIDPRGSMIRAVAWVLGVLFLQFAFIFSYVAAFHDPTPHQLEVKVVAPPGGGSQAQQLVDELNRLSGDPLDASLADSESDAREDVRDGDEVAALVLRPDQSSDLLLVASGGGTSLEEAATEVLTKVVGEQQRTLEKEDLVPLQSGDARGLTGFYLVVGWAVGAYLFPTVVALARGDRPRSIRMAALRLAALVPYALASGFGGALIVGPLLDAQTGHLWQLGLLGTAVSFSIAALAIGLEALFGVIGIGVTLLLIVIIGNPSAGGAFQAGVMPTFWRVVGDWIPTGAGVDGVRQIVYFDSDAMTRPLLVLAAYAVAGIVLTLLVSGRGRRPELLMSA
- a CDS encoding peptide chain release factor 3; amino-acid sequence: MTSSTDTRPRRTFAVISHPDAGKSTLTEALALHARVINEAGAVHGKSGRRGTVSDWMEMERSRGISITSAALQFDYRDHVVNLVDTPGHSDFSEDTYRVLSAVDSAVMLVDAAKGLEPQTLKLFQVCAHRGIPVITVINKWDRPGLDPLELMDEIEKEIGLKPTPLTWPVGQSGEFQGVLDRRRGHFIQFTRTAGGATRAPELHVAADEAGAVAGAAWDAALEGHELLEMDGADHDQERFLAGRTTPVLFASALQNFGVAQLLEVLLELAPPPSATEAVDGTRREVDDDFSAFVFKVQSGMDTNHRDRLAYARVCSGVFQRGMVVNHGETGKPFATKYAQAVFGRERSVVETALPGDIVGLVNASALRVGDTIYEGRAVRYPPIASFAPEHFMSARAADTGRYKQFRRGIEQMDQEGVVQVLRSDLRGDQAPVLAAVGPMQFEVVSARMESEYGAAIRLERLDYQLAMLTDADGVEALSAVRGVEVMRRSDGAYLALFPDKWRAHTAKRDNPDILLEQLPASGG
- a CDS encoding GNAT family N-acetyltransferase → MTETEGTTSPMGADRRYRSRVGGADAELDQTLSDELDKVNAEATRGTAPAQELTVRIEDEAGELAAGMSGWTWGVAAGIAMTWVRDGTRGEGLGARLLAEFEAAARARGCTHVFVTSFTFQAPGFYERQGYREIFRWEDVPVPGASDVHFRKEL
- a CDS encoding ArsR/SmtB family transcription factor, which translates into the protein MATRTAPPVLDATTAAAACCSMVTGGVLDAAESQRLARMFKALGDPTRVRLLSLIAAQPDLEACICDLTEPVGLSQPTVSHHMKQLVDAGLVVREQRGRWAFYRLVEDTLSALSDALKP
- a CDS encoding protein-L-isoaspartate O-methyltransferase family protein — encoded protein: MPDPVDAAFEAAPREGFLPRRLRRRASYDGPLEIGHGQTSSQPRTVEAMLRLLAVRPGDRVLDVGSGSGWTTALLGHLTGAAGEVVGVEVVPELVAFGRANLAGQDLPWASIRPAEPGVLGVPDRAPYDRILVSAEARRLPDELVAQLASGGRMVLPVSGTMLLVEQAEGRPRVTRHGGYRFVPLV
- the arsM gene encoding arsenite methyltransferase translates to MTTSSPQTAGQTPDQVREEVRSRYAQAATAVVGGAGNAALNDQLQTVDDSCGTSSCCGGEGTVDDAFGAELYGSDDQAALPAEAVAASLGCGNPTAVADLRAGERVLDLGSGGGIDVLLSARRVGPTGFAYGVDMTEEMLDLARANATKAGATNVEFLKGTIEDVPLPDASVDVVISNCVINLSVDKPKVISEIYRVLTPGGRIGISDVVAEDHLTPEDRAERGSYVGCIAGALSRAEYLAGLSAAGFVDAEVEFTHEAVPGMHGAIIRASKPSA